Below is a window of Arabidopsis thaliana chromosome 2, partial sequence DNA.
TACTCAGCATATAAAGAAACAACtgaaatttataaatagaaagtggaaaataattaactaacCCACAAATCCTATATTCATCAAAATTATGTATGAGGATGTAATTTCATAACATATAAATTGTGGATCTGTATCAATCGTcaatatcaataaaaaaattaggataGATCGACGAATGAATTGACTTTCATTCATCTTAcgattcttttaaaaattaatcaaacatgatttacatacaagaaaattaaatcaacaacgaaaacatttatagaaaagaaatattcaaaagatttttatagaaagaataaaatttaataattatattatatagaagaAATCCATAGGTAAAAAGATATAGACAGATAAAAATTACCAAACTAATCCAAAATTCtatattcatataaatattcCAAGTCCAACAAGGAAAAATCATAATAGTATAAATTAATCCCTTAGTATTTATCTTAGCATCATCATCGCCGTCATCGTCACTTTGTCTCGTCCACCTTTTAAAAACCCTCTCTAAAGTCTCCGAAACATCTTCTCTCTTAAACAAATCCTCTCTGATTCGATGGGTTTTAGCAAAGAAGAGATTAGTAAAACCAGAAAGCTTTGGTCATCTCTATGGAGAGGAATCAAAACTATATTCGTTTTGTTCACaatgttcttctcttttctccttGTCTCTGCTCCTATCTTCCTCGCCGTCGCCGATGCTCTCCTCCCTTCCGCTCTCCTCCACCGCTTCTCTTCGCCGGCgactctctcttctcatctcACCAACTACGATTTCCGTCACTCCCTCATCGATATTCCTTTAATCTCAATCATTAGATCCGCTGTTATACTCTGtgagtaaaaaaaagattcaaactttacaaaacccaaaaaaaaaacagagcaattgctctgtttgctctgtttctgaaGAAATCGAAAACTCATTtctttagtttgatttttcgtGTAAACAGGTGTTTATGGACTCTGTGACGGACCAAAACTATCGAGAGGACCGTATCTGACAATAACAATGATTTGTTCAATATCTTCTCTAATCTACGTTTCGTTAAAAGCTGCGTTTGTGTTCGGTGAGCCAGCGATCGGAGACGGAGGAGGAAACTACTTCAGAGCGGCGGAAGTGGCTCTGTTTCTATGCTCGTCAGTCTTAGCCATAGGTCACATCGTTGTGGCTTATCGAACAAGTtgtagagaaagaaaaaagcttctCGTCTTCAAAATCGACATTGAAGCCGTAAGTCcacttctccatcttctttttttccgcCGTTACagaaatttattattttattatatttgattgataatcGATGTAGGGCCAATAATACCAAGTTgcatttactttttttcaaatctaGGAATGAATTAGATTTTTAACCTGCAATGGGTCAGAGTCAGAGATAGCATGTGAATGTATATTAGTCAATGTTGAATATTAAACACATTTTTACACATTTGGTCCTTTTGTGATTCTAGAAACTCGATGAGATTTGTCTTTCCGATATGTTTGGTTAGGAAAAGACTCTACTTGGTGAGAAGGTTTTCAAATGAAActaagagaaaacaaaattgaagttTGGATTGGAAAACTTTCTTATAGAgttatagttttgttttgtaggttAGAATTTCATGTGGAAACCGTGTGGCATGTAACCTAATTTTCTTAGTCAttttataataagataatatcCGACATGACACGTCACACCTCACGCATGCATGCTTCATGATTGTTTTCATGGAGGCAAAACCATCAAACCTCTTTCTTCGTTATAGTTATTATCACCAATGGGAAAACTAATGTGTTTTGATTGATCCATTTTTCAGGTTTCGGCTTGTAAAAACGTGTACCCGAGATACCAAAAGATCTTATTACAACAAGAGAGACTCAAATAGAGACGTATTTCCAAGAGAATCAATACttgtaaatatatacacatacctcaacatgtaaataaaactaatatataaaaacatacgGCGTATAAATGTAACTTCTCCTTCTGCCTTTCGGCGTTGACCCATCAACTCCTTCGCTTTTAAGTTTCAGGTAAACCAACCTAATCTCATCCTCTTCCAATGTTCTTGCTTACGTAtttgttattcttcttctttttttgaatagaaatgatttctataatattattaattggGAAGTGACATTATGGACGTTACAAAGTTGAGAACCCTTTTGCtgataatgtttgtttatttgtcttttttttttctttaacagaAGGATCCAAAGCAAAAGGAATGGAGATTAATTATATAACCTATGCTTTTTTAAATGAGACATTTCAGATGAACTGGCAGTTGTTAGCTTTAACATTATATTAGTTAGGGCGATTTGTAAATAATCCAGAGTTCCTCAATGAGAAAAGAAGCCCAAGGCTGTCTCTccgttttgtatatatgtttatgtttgtatttctttgtggttttaatatatgttttgtaattgtaatttgtaagCATAAGCACATAGTATGTGATACGTCCGCGTGGATTTCTTTATACGTCACCAAAATCTCTAATAGAATCGTAAAGCAACCTTTTTACGATCATTATCTATTTATCTTAACTTACATTCTAGATATTTGCATTAATCAAAGATATCTCAATCTATTTAACAATCTTATAAGAGAGTCTTTGTCTATTGCAAACTCTAACTTCCTATCTTTTCGTGTAAATAACTTAAGACTGTGAGGATGTCTAAACAAACCTTACCAAGTATAGGGAGAAATAGACACCAATTCGGTTTGATTTACTCAAACCAAACACCAATTTGAAAGCTGAGAGGCATTTTAGTTCCAGTTATATGATAAAGTActaaacacaaaccaaaaccaaagtaTTGGCC
It encodes the following:
- a CDS encoding Alpha/beta hydrolase related protein, which gives rise to MGFSKEEISKTRKLWSSLWRGIKTIFVLFTMFFSFLLVSAPIFLAVADALLPSALLHRFSSPATLSSHLTNYDFRHSLIDIPLISIIRSAVILCVYGLCDGPKLSRGPYLTITMICSISSLIYVSLKAAFVFGEPAIGDGGGNYFRAAEVALFLCSSVLAIGHIVVAYRTSCRERKKLLVFKIDIEAVSACKNVYPRYQKILLQQERLK
- a CDS encoding Alpha/beta hydrolase related protein, producing the protein MGFSKEEISKTRKLWSSLWRGIKTIFVLFTMFFSFLLVSAPIFLAVADALLPSALLHRFSSPATLSSHLTNYDFRHSLIDIPLISIIRSAVILCVYGLCDGPKLSRGPYLTITMICSISSLIYVSLKAAFVFGEPAIGDGGGNYFRAAEVALFLCSSVLAIGHIVVAYRTSCRERKKLLVFKIDIEAVSPLLHLLFFRRYRNLLFYYI